In Nocardia asteroides, the following proteins share a genomic window:
- a CDS encoding 3-hydroxybutyryl-CoA dehydrogenase gives MELIGVIGGGTMGAGIAEVCAKAGSSVIVLETKPEFAEAAQQRIATSIGKGVARGKISQEDADAAIARVRVTLDMDELADRDLVIEAAPEIESLKCDIFAKLDKIVKPEGVLATNTSSIPVIKVAGATERPERVVGVHFFNPVPVMPLVEIISTLVTAPEAAAAVTDYAKNTLGKMTVQAGDRSGFIVNALLIPYLCSAIRMLESGYATAEDIDAAMKGGCGYPMGPLTLLDTVGLDIALAASESLYAEFAEPHLAPPALLRRMVDAGRLGRKSGRGFYDYAK, from the coding sequence GTGGAGTTGATCGGTGTGATCGGTGGCGGCACCATGGGTGCCGGCATCGCGGAGGTTTGTGCCAAGGCGGGCAGCTCGGTCATCGTGCTCGAGACCAAGCCGGAATTCGCCGAGGCCGCGCAGCAGCGCATCGCGACCTCGATCGGCAAGGGCGTCGCCCGCGGCAAGATCAGCCAGGAGGACGCCGACGCCGCCATCGCGCGCGTGCGGGTCACCCTGGACATGGACGAGCTGGCCGACCGCGACCTGGTCATCGAGGCGGCGCCGGAGATCGAGTCGCTCAAGTGCGACATCTTCGCCAAGCTGGACAAGATCGTGAAGCCCGAGGGTGTCCTGGCGACCAACACCTCCTCGATCCCGGTGATCAAGGTCGCCGGCGCCACCGAGCGCCCCGAGCGCGTCGTCGGCGTGCACTTCTTCAACCCGGTGCCGGTGATGCCGCTGGTGGAGATCATCTCGACCCTGGTCACCGCGCCGGAGGCGGCCGCGGCCGTCACCGACTACGCCAAGAACACCCTCGGCAAGATGACCGTGCAGGCCGGTGACCGCTCCGGCTTCATCGTCAACGCGCTGCTCATCCCGTACCTGTGCTCGGCGATCCGGATGCTCGAGTCGGGCTACGCCACCGCCGAGGACATCGACGCGGCCATGAAGGGCGGCTGCGGCTACCCGATGGGCCCGCTGACCCTGCTCGACACCGTCGGCCTCGACATCGCCCTGGCCGCCTCGGAGTCGCTCTACGCCGAGTTCGCCGAGCCGCACCTGGCTCCGCCCGCGCTGCTGCGCCGGATGGTCGACGCGGGCCGCCTCGGCCGCAAGTCCGGTCGCGGGTTCTACGACTACGCGAAGTGA
- a CDS encoding lysophospholipid acyltransferase family protein translates to MVFDAPPATPSHSWMPSSPCGSGCIEPIDQVGSARMFARLAGVIGLVLSFPVLTAATPRSRRENLQRRYARAALGCLGMRLRIVDNRTPEQGASTAGFADPGTAVMVVTGHIGWADIVALAAVQPVSFVARADMVEWPVLGKLAQLTRVIPIERARLRELPDVVGQVARRLADGNRIAVFPEGTTWCGRAYGSLRPAMFQAAVDTATPVQPVRLRYLDRHGVPCTVPGFVGTDTFADSAERVLRSRGMIVEIVLEPLEYPGLDRRELARRCEAAVRGTDRSRHGVLDTEWIEAGNTRVQDPSLDRSVVASATAW, encoded by the coding sequence ATGGTGTTCGACGCGCCGCCCGCCACCCCTTCGCACTCGTGGATGCCGTCGAGCCCCTGTGGGTCCGGCTGTATCGAACCGATCGACCAGGTCGGTTCCGCCCGGATGTTCGCGCGGCTGGCCGGCGTCATCGGACTGGTGCTCAGCTTTCCCGTCCTGACCGCGGCCACCCCGCGGTCGCGGCGGGAGAACCTGCAACGCCGCTACGCCCGCGCCGCGCTCGGGTGCCTGGGGATGCGGCTGCGCATCGTCGACAACCGCACGCCCGAGCAGGGCGCGTCGACGGCCGGGTTCGCCGATCCGGGCACCGCGGTGATGGTGGTGACCGGGCACATCGGCTGGGCCGACATCGTCGCGCTGGCCGCGGTCCAGCCGGTCAGCTTCGTCGCCCGCGCGGACATGGTCGAGTGGCCGGTGCTGGGCAAGCTGGCCCAGCTCACCCGGGTGATCCCGATCGAACGGGCCCGGCTGCGCGAGCTGCCGGACGTGGTCGGGCAGGTGGCCCGGCGGCTCGCCGACGGCAACCGGATCGCGGTCTTCCCGGAGGGCACCACCTGGTGCGGCCGGGCCTACGGTTCCCTGCGGCCGGCGATGTTCCAGGCCGCCGTCGACACCGCGACGCCGGTGCAGCCGGTCCGCCTGCGCTATCTGGACCGGCACGGGGTGCCGTGCACGGTGCCCGGTTTCGTCGGGACCGACACCTTCGCCGACTCGGCCGAGCGGGTGCTGCGCAGCCGCGGCATGATCGTCGAGATCGTGCTCGAGCCGCTCGAGTACCCGGGTCTGGATCGGCGCGAGCTGGCTCGGCGGTGCGAGGCCGCGGTGCGCGGGACCGACCGTTCGCGCCACGGCGTGCTCGACACCGAATGGATCGAGGCGGGCAATACCCGCGTGCAGGACCCCTCGCTGGATCGGTCCGTCGTAGCGTCCGCTACTGCCTGGTAA
- a CDS encoding GNAT family N-acetyltransferase has product MTISSVLTAPAPDSGVGKSRYSLVVASDAEHCEAAQRLRYQVFAAEPGFRIPDDGTGLDADRFDEHCDHLLVRDEFTEQFVGCYRMLPPDKVTAAGGYYTATEFDLTQLDPAGHRIVEMGRACVVPDHRNGSVLTLMWAGILHYIQLTGYDWVMGCVSVPMQDSPADPAGVNVRGVRDLLLGRHAGDPERRVHPYNPVVVDGLSLDQLTPPSRPKLPPLLRGYLRLGAEICGEPAHDPAFAVADFVALLGMETINTRYLERLQSAAANFDGK; this is encoded by the coding sequence ATGACAATTTCGTCCGTGTTGACCGCCCCGGCGCCGGACTCCGGGGTGGGGAAGTCCCGCTACTCCCTGGTCGTCGCCTCCGATGCCGAGCACTGCGAAGCCGCCCAGCGCCTGCGCTACCAGGTCTTCGCCGCCGAGCCGGGATTCCGGATCCCCGACGACGGCACCGGTTTGGATGCCGACCGCTTCGACGAGCACTGCGACCACCTGCTGGTCCGCGACGAGTTCACCGAGCAGTTCGTCGGGTGCTACCGCATGCTGCCGCCGGACAAGGTGACCGCCGCGGGCGGGTACTACACCGCGACCGAATTCGATCTCACCCAGCTCGACCCGGCCGGACACCGGATCGTCGAGATGGGCCGGGCCTGCGTGGTGCCCGACCACCGCAACGGCTCGGTGCTCACCCTGATGTGGGCGGGCATCCTGCACTACATCCAGCTCACCGGCTACGACTGGGTGATGGGCTGCGTCTCGGTGCCCATGCAGGACAGTCCCGCCGATCCCGCGGGCGTGAACGTGCGCGGCGTGCGTGATCTGCTGCTGGGCCGCCACGCCGGTGACCCCGAGCGCCGCGTGCACCCGTACAACCCGGTCGTCGTCGACGGGCTCTCCCTCGACCAGCTGACCCCGCCGAGCCGCCCGAAGTTACCGCCGCTGCTGCGCGGATACCTACGCCTGGGCGCCGAGATCTGCGGCGAACCGGCCCACGATCCCGCGTTCGCGGTCGCCGACTTCGTCGCGCTGCTCGGGATGGAAACCATCAACACCCGGTATCTGGAGCGGCTGCAGAGCGCTGCCGCCAATTTCGACGGGAAGTAA
- a CDS encoding non-ribosomal peptide synthetase: MTEQASGVRRSAARRGRRAPVSTLPRLLAAAVERAPEAPALHCAGDSVTYTELDQRSAQLARVLIGRGVGPGDRVVLALTRSVEAIVALWAVAKTGAAFVPVDPRYPADRVAHMLTDSGAGFGIALGADATRLGAGLRWLALDATECRDELARVSDEPIAAADRVRRLFADDIAYIIYTSGSTGVPKGVAVTHTGLAGLCAEQIRRFGITGDSRTLHFASPSFDASILELLLAIGASSTMVIAPPDIYGGDELTELLRAERVTHAFITPAALAGADGSDLPELAGIVVGGEACPPDLVARWSPGRRFYNLYGPTETTVAASISDPLTPGDLITIGGPIPGMTALVLDARLRPVPDRVPGELYLSGPGLARGYHERAGLTAARFVADPVTGGRLYRTGDLVKWEAAASGEPQLTFLGRTDAQVKLRGFRIELGEIDAVLAADPSVRVATTVVRTLPSGVDALVAYVVPAAGAVVDPAALTRLAEQRLPQHAVPAAVVPIERLPLTPVGKLDYRALPEPELTARVFAAPRTPTEESVAAVFAELLGADPIGRDDDFFALGGNSLLATRLAGRLGAVTDVRVPARTVFEHGTVAELAAALDALIGDAAVRLPLTRRERGERVPLSLAQQRMWFMARLDPGSAAYNIPVALRLSGPLDTAALTAALGDVIERHEVLRTMYPEYEGQGYQRVLPVAEAGLEVPVTALAEADLRAALALLTVGGFDVCAQVPVRAKLFRLSDTEHVLAVVVHHIATDGFSLGPLTRDLMSAYVARVGGAAPAWAPLPVQYADYTLWQQELLGAAEDPESLLATQLGYWRDELAGTPTLLELPTDRPRPPVAGSRGAAHHFALDASLHQALDDLARRHNASLFMVVRAALAVLLARVAGTDDVTVGAPVAGRGEPELDELVGMFVNTVVLRTRIDAAESFTALLDRVRETDLAAFAHADVPFERLVAELDPPRTQAHHPLYQVALSFQNFGGTRLELPDLVVSAVDLGDEVAPVDLQLTVVPTEESTGPAGLRCSWRYATDLFDESTMALLGQRLAGLLSAAAAAPDRPVGDLPLLTEAERVEPAGDVRLVPDVTLIDAVSAQALRRPAAPAVTFAGTTLSYGELASRINRLARLLVATGVGPGTTVAVAVRPSIELVVAMYAVFTAGGAYVPIDPDAPAERRADILSVARPVCVLTTVADTVEVDGLPVISVDLVASSGALAAFPDHPLTDADRLRPLRTLDLAYVIFTSGSTGKPKGVGVPHSAIVNQAAYMVGEYQVGADDTVLQSIPWTFDASMIGFATPLRAGAHMVVAAAHGLTDPAYLADLIARHRVTGTTIVPSVLQMLLEAAPTGSLRSVRAVWVGGEALPNATIARFTAATAGRLHNLYGPTEATVSITAADVTEIGDRVVPIGKPHWNSRAYVLDARLRPVPVGTPGELYLAGAQLARGYLGSPDKTTERFVADPYGPVGERMYRTGDLVRRLPSGDLTYLGRTDVQLKLHGLRIEPGEIEAALRAHPGVAGAAVTVHHEQLVGYVVAAAGHTVDLAEVQANTRTLLPPYMVPHRLLVLDEFPLGATGKLDRKALPAPAVERRAYQEPATEDERIVAEVFAGILELDRVGRDDDFFVLGGTSLSAIRVRAALAERLGIEVPLRLLFSFPMVGDLALAVRDESAATAGGPDPAADIVLDPAVDPIGCAPARPGAPATILLTGATGFLGSFLLRELLEQTGARIHCLVRATDDARAVERVVTTAAKFGVDLSGYRDRLVGVPGDLAQPRLGLDAARFAELAAGIDAIYHNGALVNHLEPYGRMRAANVGGTTEVLRLATTTRLTPIHYVSTLSVLAGIPQASGIPAGLPGYAMTKWVAEQLVHTAIERGVPVAIYRPGLITGDSRTGAAPAEDAWWTMLRAMLVLGVAVDVRAIGVEMAPVDHVAAGIVRQSREAAALGNIYRAAGAQVPLQVVYEEILRRHYRFDFIDPMEFGLTLTSAAERVDADPILARASALSGNYAAAIAQADPAGVLSAVEAGAPAEPYRGLPIEFPAVDATVISRYFDHYIEVGFFPAPGADSLTPA; the protein is encoded by the coding sequence GTGACCGAGCAAGCTTCTGGCGTCCGTCGTTCCGCCGCGCGCCGCGGCCGTCGCGCACCCGTATCCACGCTGCCCCGGCTGCTGGCCGCCGCCGTCGAGCGCGCCCCTGAGGCGCCCGCGCTGCACTGCGCGGGCGACAGCGTCACCTACACCGAACTCGACCAGCGGTCCGCACAGCTCGCCCGCGTGCTGATCGGCCGCGGAGTCGGTCCCGGCGACCGCGTGGTGCTCGCGCTGACCAGGTCCGTCGAGGCCATCGTGGCCCTGTGGGCGGTGGCCAAGACCGGTGCCGCGTTCGTCCCGGTGGACCCGCGGTATCCGGCCGACCGCGTCGCGCACATGCTCACCGACTCCGGTGCCGGCTTCGGTATCGCGCTCGGCGCCGACGCGACCCGCCTCGGCGCCGGACTGCGCTGGCTGGCCCTGGACGCCACCGAGTGCCGCGACGAACTGGCCCGCGTCTCCGACGAGCCGATCGCCGCCGCCGACCGCGTCCGCAGGCTGTTCGCCGACGACATCGCCTACATCATCTACACCTCCGGCTCCACCGGCGTCCCCAAGGGCGTCGCGGTCACCCACACCGGCCTGGCCGGGCTGTGCGCCGAGCAGATCCGCCGCTTCGGCATCACCGGCGACTCCCGCACCCTGCACTTCGCCTCGCCCAGCTTCGACGCCAGCATCCTCGAACTGCTGCTGGCCATCGGCGCGAGCTCGACGATGGTGATCGCCCCGCCCGACATCTACGGCGGCGACGAGCTGACCGAGCTGCTGCGCGCCGAGCGGGTCACCCACGCCTTCATCACCCCCGCGGCTCTGGCCGGAGCCGACGGGTCTGACCTGCCGGAGCTGGCCGGGATCGTCGTCGGCGGCGAGGCCTGCCCGCCCGATCTCGTCGCGCGCTGGTCGCCGGGCCGCCGCTTCTACAACCTCTACGGCCCCACCGAGACCACCGTCGCCGCCTCGATCAGCGACCCGCTGACCCCCGGCGACCTGATCACCATCGGCGGCCCGATCCCCGGCATGACCGCGCTGGTGCTCGATGCCCGGCTGCGTCCGGTGCCGGATCGGGTCCCCGGCGAGCTGTACCTGTCCGGGCCCGGCCTGGCGCGCGGCTACCACGAGCGCGCCGGGCTCACCGCGGCTCGCTTCGTCGCCGATCCGGTCACCGGCGGCAGGCTCTACCGCACCGGCGACCTGGTGAAGTGGGAGGCCGCCGCCAGCGGTGAACCCCAGCTGACCTTCCTCGGCCGCACCGACGCCCAGGTCAAGCTGCGCGGCTTCCGCATCGAGCTGGGCGAGATCGACGCCGTGCTCGCCGCCGACCCGTCGGTGCGCGTGGCGACCACGGTGGTGCGCACCCTGCCCAGCGGGGTCGACGCGCTCGTCGCCTATGTCGTGCCCGCCGCGGGCGCCGTCGTGGACCCGGCCGCGCTGACCCGGCTGGCCGAGCAGCGGCTGCCCCAGCACGCGGTGCCCGCGGCGGTCGTGCCGATCGAGCGGCTGCCGCTGACCCCGGTGGGCAAGCTCGACTACCGCGCGCTGCCCGAACCGGAGCTGACCGCACGGGTTTTCGCGGCGCCACGCACCCCCACCGAGGAATCGGTCGCCGCCGTGTTCGCCGAGCTGCTCGGCGCCGATCCGATCGGCCGCGACGACGACTTCTTCGCCCTCGGCGGCAACTCCCTGCTGGCCACCCGCCTGGCAGGCAGGCTCGGCGCCGTCACCGACGTCCGGGTGCCGGCGCGCACGGTCTTCGAACACGGCACGGTGGCCGAGCTGGCCGCCGCGCTCGACGCCCTGATCGGCGACGCGGCCGTGCGCCTGCCGCTGACCCGGCGCGAACGCGGCGAGCGGGTGCCGCTCTCGCTGGCCCAGCAGCGCATGTGGTTCATGGCGCGCCTGGACCCGGGGTCGGCTGCCTACAACATCCCGGTGGCGCTGCGGCTGTCCGGCCCGCTCGACACCGCCGCGCTGACCGCGGCGCTCGGCGACGTCATCGAGCGGCACGAGGTGCTGCGCACGATGTACCCCGAGTACGAGGGGCAGGGCTACCAGCGGGTGCTGCCGGTGGCCGAGGCCGGGCTCGAGGTGCCCGTCACCGCGCTCGCCGAGGCCGACCTGCGCGCCGCGCTCGCCCTGCTGACCGTCGGCGGCTTCGACGTGTGCGCCCAGGTTCCGGTGCGCGCGAAGCTGTTCCGGCTCTCCGACACCGAACACGTGCTGGCCGTGGTGGTCCACCACATCGCCACCGACGGCTTCTCCCTCGGCCCGCTCACCCGCGACCTGATGAGCGCCTACGTCGCCCGCGTCGGGGGAGCGGCTCCCGCATGGGCGCCGCTGCCGGTGCAGTACGCCGACTACACCCTGTGGCAGCAGGAATTGCTCGGCGCCGCCGAGGATCCCGAGTCGCTGCTGGCGACACAGCTCGGCTACTGGCGCGACGAGCTCGCCGGCACCCCGACCCTGCTCGAACTGCCCACCGACCGCCCGCGCCCGCCGGTCGCGGGCAGCCGCGGCGCCGCGCATCACTTCGCGCTGGACGCGTCGCTGCACCAGGCGCTCGACGACCTCGCGCGCCGCCACAACGCCTCGCTGTTCATGGTGGTGCGCGCGGCACTGGCCGTGCTGCTGGCCCGGGTGGCCGGCACCGACGACGTCACCGTGGGCGCCCCGGTCGCGGGCCGCGGCGAACCCGAACTCGACGAGCTGGTCGGCATGTTCGTCAACACCGTCGTGCTGCGCACCCGGATCGACGCGGCCGAATCCTTCACCGCGCTGCTCGACCGGGTCCGCGAGACCGACCTGGCCGCGTTCGCGCACGCCGATGTGCCGTTCGAACGTCTTGTCGCCGAACTGGATCCGCCGCGCACCCAGGCCCACCATCCGCTCTACCAGGTGGCGCTGTCGTTCCAGAACTTCGGCGGCACCCGGCTGGAACTGCCCGACCTGGTGGTCTCCGCGGTCGACCTGGGCGACGAGGTCGCACCGGTCGACCTGCAGCTGACCGTCGTCCCCACCGAGGAGTCCACGGGCCCGGCCGGGCTGCGCTGCTCGTGGCGCTACGCCACCGACCTGTTCGACGAGTCCACCATGGCCCTGCTCGGTCAGCGCCTGGCCGGGCTGCTGAGCGCGGCGGCCGCCGCCCCGGACCGGCCCGTCGGCGACCTGCCGCTGCTGACCGAGGCCGAACGCGTCGAGCCCGCCGGTGACGTCCGCCTGGTGCCGGACGTGACGCTGATCGACGCCGTGTCGGCGCAGGCCCTGCGCAGGCCGGCGGCACCCGCCGTCACCTTCGCCGGCACGACGCTGAGCTACGGCGAGCTGGCGAGCCGGATCAACCGGCTGGCCCGGCTGCTCGTCGCCACCGGTGTGGGGCCGGGCACGACCGTGGCGGTCGCCGTCCGGCCGTCGATCGAGCTGGTCGTCGCCATGTACGCGGTCTTCACCGCCGGTGGCGCCTACGTGCCGATCGACCCCGACGCACCGGCCGAACGTCGCGCCGACATCCTGTCGGTCGCCCGGCCGGTCTGCGTCCTCACCACCGTGGCCGACACCGTCGAGGTCGACGGCCTGCCGGTGATCTCGGTGGACCTGGTGGCGAGTTCCGGTGCGCTGGCGGCCTTCCCGGACCATCCGCTGACCGACGCCGACCGGCTGCGTCCGCTGCGCACCCTCGACCTGGCGTACGTGATCTTCACCTCGGGGTCGACGGGCAAGCCCAAGGGCGTGGGCGTGCCGCATTCGGCCATCGTCAACCAGGCCGCGTACATGGTGGGCGAATACCAGGTGGGTGCGGACGACACTGTCCTGCAATCGATCCCGTGGACCTTCGACGCCTCGATGATCGGTTTCGCGACACCGCTGCGGGCGGGGGCGCACATGGTCGTGGCCGCCGCGCACGGCCTCACCGATCCGGCCTACCTGGCCGATCTCATCGCGCGCCACCGGGTCACGGGCACCACGATCGTGCCCTCGGTGTTGCAGATGCTGCTCGAGGCCGCGCCGACGGGGTCGCTGCGGTCGGTGCGCGCGGTGTGGGTGGGTGGCGAGGCGCTGCCCAACGCCACCATCGCCCGCTTCACCGCCGCCACCGCGGGCAGGCTGCACAACCTGTACGGGCCGACCGAGGCCACGGTGTCCATCACCGCCGCCGACGTCACCGAGATCGGCGACCGCGTCGTCCCGATCGGCAAGCCGCACTGGAACTCCCGCGCCTACGTGCTGGACGCGCGGCTGCGGCCGGTGCCGGTCGGCACGCCCGGCGAGCTGTACCTGGCCGGCGCGCAGCTGGCCCGCGGCTACCTCGGCAGCCCGGACAAGACCACGGAACGTTTCGTCGCCGACCCGTACGGTCCCGTCGGCGAACGCATGTACCGCACCGGCGACCTGGTCCGCAGGCTGCCCTCCGGCGACCTGACCTACCTGGGCCGCACCGACGTCCAGCTCAAGCTGCACGGTCTGCGGATCGAGCCGGGCGAGATCGAGGCCGCGCTGCGCGCGCACCCGGGCGTCGCCGGTGCCGCGGTGACGGTGCATCACGAACAGCTCGTCGGCTATGTCGTCGCGGCGGCCGGTCACACCGTCGACCTCGCCGAGGTGCAGGCGAACACCCGAACCCTGTTGCCGCCGTATATGGTTCCGCACCGCCTGCTGGTTCTCGACGAGTTCCCGCTCGGCGCCACCGGCAAGCTCGACCGCAAGGCGCTGCCCGCGCCCGCGGTGGAGCGGCGCGCCTACCAGGAGCCCGCCACCGAGGACGAGCGGATCGTGGCCGAGGTGTTCGCCGGGATTCTCGAGCTGGACCGGGTCGGCCGCGACGACGACTTCTTCGTCCTCGGCGGCACCTCGCTGTCGGCGATCCGGGTTCGCGCCGCGCTGGCCGAGCGCCTCGGCATCGAGGTGCCGCTGCGGCTGCTGTTCAGCTTCCCGATGGTCGGCGACCTGGCGCTGGCGGTGCGCGACGAGTCCGCGGCCACCGCGGGCGGTCCCGACCCGGCCGCCGACATCGTCCTGGACCCCGCCGTCGACCCGATCGGCTGCGCGCCCGCGCGTCCGGGCGCGCCCGCCACCATCCTGCTCACCGGTGCCACCGGCTTCCTCGGCAGCTTCCTGCTGCGCGAACTGCTCGAGCAGACCGGGGCGAGGATCCACTGCCTGGTCCGCGCCACCGACGACGCGCGCGCGGTGGAGCGGGTGGTCACGACGGCCGCGAAGTTCGGCGTCGACCTGTCCGGCTATCGCGACCGGCTCGTCGGCGTGCCGGGCGATCTCGCGCAGCCGCGCCTCGGCCTCGACGCGGCGCGCTTCGCCGAACTGGCCGCGGGCATCGACGCGATCTACCACAACGGCGCGCTGGTCAACCATCTCGAGCCGTACGGCCGGATGCGCGCGGCGAACGTCGGCGGCACCACCGAGGTGCTGCGCCTGGCCACCACCACCCGGCTCACGCCGATCCACTACGTCTCGACGCTGTCGGTGCTGGCCGGGATCCCGCAGGCGAGCGGGATCCCCGCGGGCCTGCCCGGCTACGCGATGACCAAGTGGGTGGCCGAACAGCTGGTGCACACCGCGATCGAGCGCGGCGTTCCGGTCGCGATCTACCGTCCCGGCCTCATCACCGGTGACTCGCGCACCGGCGCCGCGCCCGCCGAGGACGCCTGGTGGACCATGCTGCGCGCGATGCTGGTGCTGGGCGTGGCCGTCGACGTGCGCGCGATCGGGGTGGAGATGGCCCCGGTGGACCACGTCGCGGCCGGCATCGTGCGGCAGTCGCGCGAGGCGGCCGCGCTGGGCAACATCTACCGGGCGGCGGGCGCCCAGGTGCCGCTGCAGGTCGTCTACGAGGAGATCCTGCGCCGCCACTACCGGTTCGACTTCATCGATCCGATGGAATTCGGCCTGACCCTCACCAGCGCCGCCGAGCGCGTCGACGCGGATCCGATCCTGGCCAGGGCCTCGGCGCTGAGCGGCAACTACGCCGCGGCCATCGCCCAGGCCGATCCGGCCGGTGTGCTGAGCGCGGTGGAAGCGGGGGCGCCCGCCGAGCCGTACCGGGGGCTGCCGATCGAGTTCCCCGCGGTGGACGCGACCGTCATCAGCCGCTATTTCGATCACTACATCGAGGTCGGCTTCTTCCCCGCGCCCGGCGCGGACAGCCTGACCCCGGCCTGA